One genomic window of Gossypium hirsutum isolate 1008001.06 chromosome D11, Gossypium_hirsutum_v2.1, whole genome shotgun sequence includes the following:
- the LOC107912833 gene encoding 3-dehydroquinate synthase, chloroplastic isoform X3, producing the protein MDRPVGEKSSGAPTIVEVDLGNRSYPTDIGSGLLDQPELLQKHVHGKKVIVVTNTTIAPLYLDKVVEALTKGNPAVSVEYVILPDGEKFKDMDTLMKVFDKAIESRLDRRFTFVALGGGVIGDMCGFAAASFLHGVNFIQIPTTVMAQVDSSVGGKTGINHPLGKNLIGAFYQPQCVLIDTDTLDTLPDRELASGLAEVIKYGLIRDAEFFEWQEKNMEKLIASNISYTSTVVLSSLLQGIFLQAYMQSGVVNCRNPNALAYAIKRSCENKAEVVSLDEKESGLRATLNLGHTFGHAIETGFGYGQCLHGEAVAAGTVMAVDMSYRLGWIDSSIVKRVDDILPRAKLPTASPETMTVEMFKSVMALDKKVADGLLRLILLKGPLGNCVFTDLCVDASNSFNSEGFSKERTVKLNVTVLRNVEQQFCYTWSLT; encoded by the exons ATGGATCGACCAGTTGGTGAAAAGAGCTCCGGAGCTCCCACTATTGTCGAGGTGGATTTGGGAAATCGGAGCTACCCAACAGACATCGGGTCCGGATTGCTTGATCAACCTGAACTTCTTCAAAA GCATGTTCATGGGAAGAAAGTTATTGTGGTAACTAATACTACAATTGCTCCTTTATATTTGGATAAAGTCGTTGAGGCCTTAACAAAAGGAAACCCCGCTGTTTCTGTGGAATATGTGATTTTACCTGATGGAGAGAAGTTCAAAGATATG GACACTCTCATGAAAGTTTTTGACAAGGCCATTGAGTCGCGATTGGACAGGAGATTTACCTTTGTCGCCCTTGGAGGTGGTGTCATCGGTGACATGTGTGGGTTCGCTGCTGCCTCTTTTCTTCACGGTGTTAATTTTATTCAGATTCCTACTACTGTTATGGCACAG GTGGATTCTTCGGTTGGGGGAAAAACAGGCATAAACCATCCTCTTGGGAAGAACTTGATTGGTGCTTTCTACCAACCTCAATGTGTGCTCATAGACACAGACACATTGGACACCTTGCCAGATAGGGAACTGGCATCAGGTCTTGCGGAGGTTATAAAATACGGGCTCATCAGAGATGCTGAGTTTTTTGAGTGGCAGGAAAAAAATATGGAGAAACTGATTGCAAG CAATATATCATATACCAGTACTGTGGTACTTTCCTCATTATTGCAAGGTATATTTCTTCAAGCCTATATGCAATCTGGTGTTGTTAATTGTAGGAATCCGAATGCGCTGGCTTATGCTATAAAGCGATCATGTGAAAATAAGGCTGAGGTTGTGTCATTAGATGAGAAGGAGAGTGGGTTGAGGGCTACACTGAACTTGGGTCATACATTTGGTCAT GCAATAGAAACTGGGTTTGGATATGGACAGTGTCTTCATGGAGAAGCTGTTGCAGCTGGCACG GTCATGGCTGTTGACATGTCATATCGCCTTGGTTGGATTGACAGTTCAATTGTCAAACGAGTTGATGACATTTTACCACGCGCTAAGTTACCCACTGCTTCTCCTGAAACCATGACTGTGGAAATGTTCAAGTCTGTGATGGCG TTAGATAAGAAGGTAGCTGATGGGCTGCTAAGGCTTATCCTTCTCAAAGGTCCTCTTGGCAACTGTGTTTTCACAG ATCTCTGTGTAGATGCTTCAAATTCCTTTAATTCCGAAGGTTTTTCGAAGGAAAGGACAGTCAAATTGAATGTTACCGTTTTGAGGAATGTAGAACAACAATTTTGTTATACGTGGAGTTTAACCTAG
- the LOC107912833 gene encoding 3-dehydroquinate synthase, chloroplastic isoform X4 translates to MDRPVGEKSSGAPTIVEVDLGNRSYPTDIGSGLLDQPELLQKHVHGKKVIVVTNTTIAPLYLDKVVEALTKGNPAVSVEYVILPDGEKFKDMDTLMKVFDKAIESRLDRRFTFVALGGGVIGDMCGFAAASFLHGVNFIQIPTTVMAQVDSSVGGKTGINHPLGKNLIGAFYQPQCVLIDTDTLDTLPDRELASGLAEVIKYGLIRDAEFFEWQEKNMEKLIASNISYTSTVVLSSLLQGIFLQAYMQSGVVNCRNPNALAYAIKRSCENKAEVVSLDEKESGLRATLNLGHTFGHAIETGFGYGQCLHGEAVAAGTVMAVDMSYRLGWIDSSIVKRVDDILPRAKLPTASPETMTVEMFKSVMALDKKVADGLLRLILLKGPLGNCVFTDEQLSNNF, encoded by the exons ATGGATCGACCAGTTGGTGAAAAGAGCTCCGGAGCTCCCACTATTGTCGAGGTGGATTTGGGAAATCGGAGCTACCCAACAGACATCGGGTCCGGATTGCTTGATCAACCTGAACTTCTTCAAAA GCATGTTCATGGGAAGAAAGTTATTGTGGTAACTAATACTACAATTGCTCCTTTATATTTGGATAAAGTCGTTGAGGCCTTAACAAAAGGAAACCCCGCTGTTTCTGTGGAATATGTGATTTTACCTGATGGAGAGAAGTTCAAAGATATG GACACTCTCATGAAAGTTTTTGACAAGGCCATTGAGTCGCGATTGGACAGGAGATTTACCTTTGTCGCCCTTGGAGGTGGTGTCATCGGTGACATGTGTGGGTTCGCTGCTGCCTCTTTTCTTCACGGTGTTAATTTTATTCAGATTCCTACTACTGTTATGGCACAG GTGGATTCTTCGGTTGGGGGAAAAACAGGCATAAACCATCCTCTTGGGAAGAACTTGATTGGTGCTTTCTACCAACCTCAATGTGTGCTCATAGACACAGACACATTGGACACCTTGCCAGATAGGGAACTGGCATCAGGTCTTGCGGAGGTTATAAAATACGGGCTCATCAGAGATGCTGAGTTTTTTGAGTGGCAGGAAAAAAATATGGAGAAACTGATTGCAAG CAATATATCATATACCAGTACTGTGGTACTTTCCTCATTATTGCAAGGTATATTTCTTCAAGCCTATATGCAATCTGGTGTTGTTAATTGTAGGAATCCGAATGCGCTGGCTTATGCTATAAAGCGATCATGTGAAAATAAGGCTGAGGTTGTGTCATTAGATGAGAAGGAGAGTGGGTTGAGGGCTACACTGAACTTGGGTCATACATTTGGTCAT GCAATAGAAACTGGGTTTGGATATGGACAGTGTCTTCATGGAGAAGCTGTTGCAGCTGGCACG GTCATGGCTGTTGACATGTCATATCGCCTTGGTTGGATTGACAGTTCAATTGTCAAACGAGTTGATGACATTTTACCACGCGCTAAGTTACCCACTGCTTCTCCTGAAACCATGACTGTGGAAATGTTCAAGTCTGTGATGGCG TTAGATAAGAAGGTAGCTGATGGGCTGCTAAGGCTTATCCTTCTCAAAGGTCCTCTTGGCAACTGTGTTTTCACAG ACGAACAACTAAGCAACAACTTTTGA
- the LOC107912836 gene encoding ubiquitin-conjugating enzyme E2-17 kDa — protein sequence MASKRILKELRELQRDPPTSCSAGPVAEDMFQWQATILGPGDSPYCGGVFIVNIHFPTDYPFKPPKVVFRTKVFHPNINSNGNICLDILKEQWSPALTISKVLLSICSLLTDPNADDPLVPEIAHIYKTDKVKYETIARSWSYKYAMG from the exons ATGGCATCAAAGAGAATTCTCAAGGAGCTGAGGGAACTGCAAAGAGACCCTCCAACTTCATGCAGTGCAG GTCCGGTGGCAGAAGACATGTTCCAGTGGCAAGCGACAATACTCGGCCCCGGCGACAGCCCCTATTGCGGTGGGGTTTTTATTGTTAACATCCACTTCCCTACGGACTACCCTTTCAAGCCTCCAAAG GTCGTGTTTAGAACCAAAGTGTTCCACCCAAACATAAACAGCAATGGGAATATTTGTTTAGATATTCTTAAAGAGCAGTGGAGTCCTGCACTCACCATTTCGAAG GTTTTGCTATCGATATGTTCGCTGCTGACGGACCCAAATGCAGATGATCCACTTGTTCCTGAGATAGCTCATATATACAAGACTGACAAAGTCAAGTACGAAACGATTGCTCGTAGCTGGAGTTACAAGTATGCAATGGGTTGA
- the LOC107912833 gene encoding rho-related GTP-binding protein RhoU isoform X6, producing MEKLIASNISYTSTVVLSSLLQGIFLQAYMQSGVVNCRNPNALAYAIKRSCENKAEVVSLDEKESGLRATLNLGHTFGHAIETGFGYGQCLHGEAVAAGTVMAVDMSYRLGWIDSSIVKRVDDILPRAKLPTASPETMTVEMFKSVMALDKKVADGLLRLILLKGPLGNCVFTGQEDYNRLRPLSYCGADVFILAFSLISKASYENVSKKWIPELKHYAPGVPIILVGTKHDLREDKQFFIDHPGAVPISTAQGEELQKLIGSPAYIECSAKTQENVKAVFDAAIKVVLQPPKQKKKKSKAQNACTIL from the exons ATGGAGAAACTGATTGCAAG CAATATATCATATACCAGTACTGTGGTACTTTCCTCATTATTGCAAGGTATATTTCTTCAAGCCTATATGCAATCTGGTGTTGTTAATTGTAGGAATCCGAATGCGCTGGCTTATGCTATAAAGCGATCATGTGAAAATAAGGCTGAGGTTGTGTCATTAGATGAGAAGGAGAGTGGGTTGAGGGCTACACTGAACTTGGGTCATACATTTGGTCAT GCAATAGAAACTGGGTTTGGATATGGACAGTGTCTTCATGGAGAAGCTGTTGCAGCTGGCACG GTCATGGCTGTTGACATGTCATATCGCCTTGGTTGGATTGACAGTTCAATTGTCAAACGAGTTGATGACATTTTACCACGCGCTAAGTTACCCACTGCTTCTCCTGAAACCATGACTGTGGAAATGTTCAAGTCTGTGATGGCG TTAGATAAGAAGGTAGCTGATGGGCTGCTAAGGCTTATCCTTCTCAAAGGTCCTCTTGGCAACTGTGTTTTCACAG GACAGGAGGATTATAACAGGTTAAGACCTTTGAGTTACTGCGGAGCAGATGTGTTCATATTGGCATTTTCCCTCATTAGCAAGGCCAGTTATGAAAATGTCTCCAAAAAG TGGATTCCGGAGCTAAAACATTACGCTCCTGGTGTACCAATAATTCTTGTTGGAACAAAGCATG ATCTTCGGGAGGATAAGCAGTTCTTTATTGATCATCCCGGAGCTGTACCCATATCTACAGCCCAG GGGGAGGAGCTGCAAAAGCTGATCGGATCACCAGCTTATATTGAGTGCAGTGCAAAAACGCAGGAG AATGTGAAGGCAGTGTTTGATGCAGCCATCAAAGTCGTTCTTCAACCACCCAagcagaagaaaaagaagagcaaAGCACAAAATGCCTGCACCATATTGTGA
- the LOC107912833 gene encoding 3-dehydroquinate synthase, chloroplastic isoform X5, with product MDRPVGEKSSGAPTIVEVDLGNRSYPTDIGSGLLDQPELLQKHVHGKKVIVVTNTTIAPLYLDKVVEALTKGNPAVSVEYVILPDGEKFKDMDTLMKVFDKAIESRLDRRFTFVALGGGVIGDMCGFAAASFLHGVNFIQIPTTVMAQVDSSVGGKTGINHPLGKNLIGAFYQPQCVLIDTDTLDTLPDRELASGLAEVIKYGLIRDAEFFEWQEKNMEKLIARNPNALAYAIKRSCENKAEVVSLDEKESGLRATLNLGHTFGHAIETGFGYGQCLHGEAVAAGTVMAVDMSYRLGWIDSSIVKRVDDILPRAKLPTASPETMTVEMFKSVMALDKKVADGLLRLILLKGPLGNCVFTGEYDRKALDDTLSAFCKS from the exons ATGGATCGACCAGTTGGTGAAAAGAGCTCCGGAGCTCCCACTATTGTCGAGGTGGATTTGGGAAATCGGAGCTACCCAACAGACATCGGGTCCGGATTGCTTGATCAACCTGAACTTCTTCAAAA GCATGTTCATGGGAAGAAAGTTATTGTGGTAACTAATACTACAATTGCTCCTTTATATTTGGATAAAGTCGTTGAGGCCTTAACAAAAGGAAACCCCGCTGTTTCTGTGGAATATGTGATTTTACCTGATGGAGAGAAGTTCAAAGATATG GACACTCTCATGAAAGTTTTTGACAAGGCCATTGAGTCGCGATTGGACAGGAGATTTACCTTTGTCGCCCTTGGAGGTGGTGTCATCGGTGACATGTGTGGGTTCGCTGCTGCCTCTTTTCTTCACGGTGTTAATTTTATTCAGATTCCTACTACTGTTATGGCACAG GTGGATTCTTCGGTTGGGGGAAAAACAGGCATAAACCATCCTCTTGGGAAGAACTTGATTGGTGCTTTCTACCAACCTCAATGTGTGCTCATAGACACAGACACATTGGACACCTTGCCAGATAGGGAACTGGCATCAGGTCTTGCGGAGGTTATAAAATACGGGCTCATCAGAGATGCTGAGTTTTTTGAGTGGCAGGAAAAAAATATGGAGAAACTGATTGCAAG GAATCCGAATGCGCTGGCTTATGCTATAAAGCGATCATGTGAAAATAAGGCTGAGGTTGTGTCATTAGATGAGAAGGAGAGTGGGTTGAGGGCTACACTGAACTTGGGTCATACATTTGGTCAT GCAATAGAAACTGGGTTTGGATATGGACAGTGTCTTCATGGAGAAGCTGTTGCAGCTGGCACG GTCATGGCTGTTGACATGTCATATCGCCTTGGTTGGATTGACAGTTCAATTGTCAAACGAGTTGATGACATTTTACCACGCGCTAAGTTACCCACTGCTTCTCCTGAAACCATGACTGTGGAAATGTTCAAGTCTGTGATGGCG TTAGATAAGAAGGTAGCTGATGGGCTGCTAAGGCTTATCCTTCTCAAAGGTCCTCTTGGCAACTGTGTTTTCACAGGTGAGTATGATAGAAAGGCCCTGGATGATACACTTTCTGCATTTTGCAAGTCTTAG
- the LOC107912833 gene encoding 3-dehydroquinate synthase, chloroplastic isoform X1: MDRPVGEKSSGAPTIVEVDLGNRSYPTDIGSGLLDQPELLQKHVHGKKVIVVTNTTIAPLYLDKVVEALTKGNPAVSVEYVILPDGEKFKDMDTLMKVFDKAIESRLDRRFTFVALGGGVIGDMCGFAAASFLHGVNFIQIPTTVMAQVDSSVGGKTGINHPLGKNLIGAFYQPQCVLIDTDTLDTLPDRELASGLAEVIKYGLIRDAEFFEWQEKNMEKLIASNISYTSTVVLSSLLQGIFLQAYMQSGVVNCRNPNALAYAIKRSCENKAEVVSLDEKESGLRATLNLGHTFGHAIETGFGYGQCLHGEAVAAGTVMAVDMSYRLGWIDSSIVKRVDDILPRAKLPTASPETMTVEMFKSVMALDKKVADGLLRLILLKGPLGNCVFTGQEDYNRLRPLSYCGADVFILAFSLISKASYENVSKKWIPELKHYAPGVPIILVGTKHDLREDKQFFIDHPGAVPISTAQGEELQKLIGSPAYIECSAKTQENVKAVFDAAIKVVLQPPKQKKKKSKAQNACTIL; encoded by the exons ATGGATCGACCAGTTGGTGAAAAGAGCTCCGGAGCTCCCACTATTGTCGAGGTGGATTTGGGAAATCGGAGCTACCCAACAGACATCGGGTCCGGATTGCTTGATCAACCTGAACTTCTTCAAAA GCATGTTCATGGGAAGAAAGTTATTGTGGTAACTAATACTACAATTGCTCCTTTATATTTGGATAAAGTCGTTGAGGCCTTAACAAAAGGAAACCCCGCTGTTTCTGTGGAATATGTGATTTTACCTGATGGAGAGAAGTTCAAAGATATG GACACTCTCATGAAAGTTTTTGACAAGGCCATTGAGTCGCGATTGGACAGGAGATTTACCTTTGTCGCCCTTGGAGGTGGTGTCATCGGTGACATGTGTGGGTTCGCTGCTGCCTCTTTTCTTCACGGTGTTAATTTTATTCAGATTCCTACTACTGTTATGGCACAG GTGGATTCTTCGGTTGGGGGAAAAACAGGCATAAACCATCCTCTTGGGAAGAACTTGATTGGTGCTTTCTACCAACCTCAATGTGTGCTCATAGACACAGACACATTGGACACCTTGCCAGATAGGGAACTGGCATCAGGTCTTGCGGAGGTTATAAAATACGGGCTCATCAGAGATGCTGAGTTTTTTGAGTGGCAGGAAAAAAATATGGAGAAACTGATTGCAAG CAATATATCATATACCAGTACTGTGGTACTTTCCTCATTATTGCAAGGTATATTTCTTCAAGCCTATATGCAATCTGGTGTTGTTAATTGTAGGAATCCGAATGCGCTGGCTTATGCTATAAAGCGATCATGTGAAAATAAGGCTGAGGTTGTGTCATTAGATGAGAAGGAGAGTGGGTTGAGGGCTACACTGAACTTGGGTCATACATTTGGTCAT GCAATAGAAACTGGGTTTGGATATGGACAGTGTCTTCATGGAGAAGCTGTTGCAGCTGGCACG GTCATGGCTGTTGACATGTCATATCGCCTTGGTTGGATTGACAGTTCAATTGTCAAACGAGTTGATGACATTTTACCACGCGCTAAGTTACCCACTGCTTCTCCTGAAACCATGACTGTGGAAATGTTCAAGTCTGTGATGGCG TTAGATAAGAAGGTAGCTGATGGGCTGCTAAGGCTTATCCTTCTCAAAGGTCCTCTTGGCAACTGTGTTTTCACAG GACAGGAGGATTATAACAGGTTAAGACCTTTGAGTTACTGCGGAGCAGATGTGTTCATATTGGCATTTTCCCTCATTAGCAAGGCCAGTTATGAAAATGTCTCCAAAAAG TGGATTCCGGAGCTAAAACATTACGCTCCTGGTGTACCAATAATTCTTGTTGGAACAAAGCATG ATCTTCGGGAGGATAAGCAGTTCTTTATTGATCATCCCGGAGCTGTACCCATATCTACAGCCCAG GGGGAGGAGCTGCAAAAGCTGATCGGATCACCAGCTTATATTGAGTGCAGTGCAAAAACGCAGGAG AATGTGAAGGCAGTGTTTGATGCAGCCATCAAAGTCGTTCTTCAACCACCCAagcagaagaaaaagaagagcaaAGCACAAAATGCCTGCACCATATTGTGA
- the LOC121223815 gene encoding F-box protein At4g35930: MGKVSPKDRDLKTAKKNSRLKSSSSKYLKPGTLAQLRHSKVSAAKLCTDLGKKRVAVLSSKKQEDDNLLIENMVAEKIPLMLSPMDLLKQSSMTRTPKTPRPEDFESESRLESLPMDLLVKILCHLHHDQLRAVFHVSQRIRRAVCLARQFHFNYTTPDRSRQEMLSTMTPRVTEHWPFLSKGDGKSNSMGSPHTPKAPRQGPRPPSRIKVTELRQIAAVLFQDSGFPSRCMVPSVLPKPLCKSLASNRVLFYEDELCQAVAQNKLR; this comes from the exons ATGGGAAAAGTGTCTCCTAAAGATAGGGATTTAAAGACAGCTAAAAAGAACAGCCGATTGAAGAGTTCGAGCAGTAAGTATCTCAAACCAGGTACTCTTGCTCAGCTTCGGCATAGTAAAGTTTCAGCTGCCAAGTTGTGTACCGATCTTGGGAAGAAAAGGGTGGCTGTATTAAGTTCCAAGAAACAGGAGGATGATAATCTTTTGATCGAAAATATGGTTGCTGAGAAAATCCCTTTGATGTTATCGCCCATGGATTTGCTTAAGCAGAGTAGTATGACGCGGACTCCAAAGACACCTCGGCCTGAAGACTTCGAATCAGAGTCAAGGCTTGAGTCTCTTCCAATGGATTTACTG GTTAAAATACTTTGTCACTTGCATCACGACCAACTGAGGGCAGTTTTTCATGTTTCTCAAAGGATAAGAAGAGCT GTTTGTCTTGCAAGgcaatttcatttcaattatacaACACCTGACCGCTCAAGACAGGAGATGCTGAGCACTATGACACCTAGGGTGACAGAACACTGGCCCTTTCTGAG CAAGGGTGATGGCAAAAGTAATTCGATGGGAAGCCCACACACCCCGAAAGCTCCAAGGCAGGGTCCGCGACCCCCTTCTCGCATTAAAGTAACTGAGTTGAGGCAAATTGCTGCAGTGCTATTCCAGGATTCAGGATTCCCATCGAGATGCATGGTGCCATCTGTTCTCCCTAAGCCATTATGCAAATCTTTGGCTTCAAACCGAGTGCTATTCTATGAGGATGAGTTATGCCAGGCTGTTGCTCAGAATAAGCTTCGCTGA
- the LOC107912833 gene encoding 3-dehydroquinate synthase, chloroplastic isoform X2: MDRPVGEKSSGAPTIVEVDLGNRSYPTDIGSGLLDQPELLQKHVHGKKVIVVTNTTIAPLYLDKVVEALTKGNPAVSVEYVILPDGEKFKDMDTLMKVFDKAIESRLDRRFTFVALGGGVIGDMCGFAAASFLHGVNFIQIPTTVMAQVDSSVGGKTGINHPLGKNLIGAFYQPQCVLIDTDTLDTLPDRELASGLAEVIKYGLIRDAEFFEWQEKNMEKLIARNPNALAYAIKRSCENKAEVVSLDEKESGLRATLNLGHTFGHAIETGFGYGQCLHGEAVAAGTVMAVDMSYRLGWIDSSIVKRVDDILPRAKLPTASPETMTVEMFKSVMALDKKVADGLLRLILLKGPLGNCVFTGQEDYNRLRPLSYCGADVFILAFSLISKASYENVSKKWIPELKHYAPGVPIILVGTKHDLREDKQFFIDHPGAVPISTAQGEELQKLIGSPAYIECSAKTQENVKAVFDAAIKVVLQPPKQKKKKSKAQNACTIL; the protein is encoded by the exons ATGGATCGACCAGTTGGTGAAAAGAGCTCCGGAGCTCCCACTATTGTCGAGGTGGATTTGGGAAATCGGAGCTACCCAACAGACATCGGGTCCGGATTGCTTGATCAACCTGAACTTCTTCAAAA GCATGTTCATGGGAAGAAAGTTATTGTGGTAACTAATACTACAATTGCTCCTTTATATTTGGATAAAGTCGTTGAGGCCTTAACAAAAGGAAACCCCGCTGTTTCTGTGGAATATGTGATTTTACCTGATGGAGAGAAGTTCAAAGATATG GACACTCTCATGAAAGTTTTTGACAAGGCCATTGAGTCGCGATTGGACAGGAGATTTACCTTTGTCGCCCTTGGAGGTGGTGTCATCGGTGACATGTGTGGGTTCGCTGCTGCCTCTTTTCTTCACGGTGTTAATTTTATTCAGATTCCTACTACTGTTATGGCACAG GTGGATTCTTCGGTTGGGGGAAAAACAGGCATAAACCATCCTCTTGGGAAGAACTTGATTGGTGCTTTCTACCAACCTCAATGTGTGCTCATAGACACAGACACATTGGACACCTTGCCAGATAGGGAACTGGCATCAGGTCTTGCGGAGGTTATAAAATACGGGCTCATCAGAGATGCTGAGTTTTTTGAGTGGCAGGAAAAAAATATGGAGAAACTGATTGCAAG GAATCCGAATGCGCTGGCTTATGCTATAAAGCGATCATGTGAAAATAAGGCTGAGGTTGTGTCATTAGATGAGAAGGAGAGTGGGTTGAGGGCTACACTGAACTTGGGTCATACATTTGGTCAT GCAATAGAAACTGGGTTTGGATATGGACAGTGTCTTCATGGAGAAGCTGTTGCAGCTGGCACG GTCATGGCTGTTGACATGTCATATCGCCTTGGTTGGATTGACAGTTCAATTGTCAAACGAGTTGATGACATTTTACCACGCGCTAAGTTACCCACTGCTTCTCCTGAAACCATGACTGTGGAAATGTTCAAGTCTGTGATGGCG TTAGATAAGAAGGTAGCTGATGGGCTGCTAAGGCTTATCCTTCTCAAAGGTCCTCTTGGCAACTGTGTTTTCACAG GACAGGAGGATTATAACAGGTTAAGACCTTTGAGTTACTGCGGAGCAGATGTGTTCATATTGGCATTTTCCCTCATTAGCAAGGCCAGTTATGAAAATGTCTCCAAAAAG TGGATTCCGGAGCTAAAACATTACGCTCCTGGTGTACCAATAATTCTTGTTGGAACAAAGCATG ATCTTCGGGAGGATAAGCAGTTCTTTATTGATCATCCCGGAGCTGTACCCATATCTACAGCCCAG GGGGAGGAGCTGCAAAAGCTGATCGGATCACCAGCTTATATTGAGTGCAGTGCAAAAACGCAGGAG AATGTGAAGGCAGTGTTTGATGCAGCCATCAAAGTCGTTCTTCAACCACCCAagcagaagaaaaagaagagcaaAGCACAAAATGCCTGCACCATATTGTGA